The following are encoded in a window of Mycolicibacterium tusciae JS617 genomic DNA:
- a CDS encoding FAD-dependent oxidoreductase gives MDLIDTTLSMDRWEDLIHDAETGVVSEPLENVYRKRGTAFDVIFVGGGAGGRFGSAYAQARGLRQLVIDKWPFLGGSCPHQACVPHHLFSEAAREMDYMRWNSDTLWFPKFEEERASIVDMITLFKKGRNNAHAFMNWQSKEQLDMEYILNAEAIVIDKHTVEVNGERFTTQSLVLATGTRTHFPPEIAGLDKAGVYDFATLIDPGLDYEPTSCVIIGGSKVAMEYGSFYQATGCHTTILTRSALMRTESLHHVDEDLRTYVVDNMRLRGMDIIEGCEPLEVVGDDRAAGVLVRLADGTEEVIETDFVFIGTGERPNTKPYVDALGIEVDKKGFVKVNSRMQTSVEGVYAIGDLIGSPMEMFKARKCGMTAARNISGEAFEFDFTEFPDFLHTTYEVTWVGLTEQEARDAYGDISVIQMPPKGIRHEELSLPLAEGSMLYGFTRPELTGFQKCIYDNKSRRLLGAHHCGFGAKDAFQYLDHLIKKGITIDEMGEMNELFLNPEHFIQLSRLRAGNPDLQDL, from the coding sequence ATGGACTTGATTGACACCACTCTCAGCATGGACCGGTGGGAGGATTTGATTCACGACGCCGAAACCGGGGTGGTTTCCGAGCCGCTGGAGAATGTCTATCGCAAGCGGGGGACCGCTTTCGATGTGATATTCGTGGGCGGCGGCGCTGGCGGTCGATTCGGGTCAGCCTACGCCCAGGCTCGCGGCCTGCGTCAACTGGTGATCGACAAATGGCCGTTTCTCGGCGGTTCCTGCCCGCATCAGGCCTGCGTTCCGCACCATCTGTTCTCCGAGGCCGCGCGCGAGATGGACTACATGCGCTGGAATTCAGACACGTTGTGGTTCCCGAAGTTCGAGGAGGAACGCGCCTCGATCGTCGACATGATCACTTTGTTCAAGAAGGGCCGCAACAACGCACACGCTTTCATGAACTGGCAGAGCAAAGAACAGCTTGACATGGAATACATTCTCAACGCCGAAGCAATCGTCATCGACAAGCACACCGTCGAGGTCAACGGAGAGCGGTTCACCACCCAAAGCCTCGTGCTCGCTACCGGAACACGGACGCACTTCCCGCCCGAGATCGCAGGGTTGGACAAGGCCGGCGTCTATGACTTCGCAACGCTCATCGACCCGGGCCTGGATTACGAGCCGACCAGCTGCGTCATCATCGGCGGCTCCAAAGTCGCGATGGAGTACGGCTCCTTCTATCAGGCGACCGGCTGCCACACCACGATTCTTACCCGTAGCGCGCTGATGCGAACGGAAAGTCTGCACCACGTGGACGAGGATCTGCGTACCTACGTGGTCGACAACATGCGGTTGCGCGGCATGGACATCATCGAAGGCTGTGAGCCGCTGGAAGTCGTCGGAGACGACCGCGCCGCCGGCGTACTAGTCCGCTTGGCCGACGGCACCGAGGAGGTCATCGAGACCGACTTCGTTTTCATCGGGACCGGCGAGCGACCCAACACCAAGCCTTACGTGGATGCGCTGGGCATCGAGGTCGATAAGAAGGGTTTCGTCAAAGTCAATTCCCGGATGCAGACCTCCGTGGAGGGGGTGTATGCGATCGGAGATCTCATCGGATCACCGATGGAGATGTTCAAAGCCCGAAAGTGTGGGATGACCGCTGCGCGCAACATCTCCGGCGAGGCTTTCGAGTTCGACTTCACGGAGTTTCCCGACTTCCTGCACACCACCTACGAGGTGACCTGGGTCGGGTTGACCGAACAGGAGGCGCGCGACGCATACGGCGATATTTCCGTCATCCAGATGCCGCCCAAAGGAATCCGCCACGAGGAGCTGTCTTTACCGCTGGCCGAGGGCAGTATGCTCTACGGCTTCACTCGCCCGGAACTCACCGGATTCCAGAAATGCATCTACGACAACAAGAGTCGCCGGCTCTTGGGCGCCCACCACTGCGGTTTCGGAGCCAAAGACGCATTCCAGTACCTGGACCATCTCATCAAGAAGGGCATCACCATCGACGAGATGGGCGAGATGAACGAACTGTTCCTCAATCCCGAACACTTCATCCAGCTCTCCCGTCTGCGCGCCGGCAACCCTGATCTTCAAGACCTCTAG
- a CDS encoding RNA ligase family protein, whose translation MLTVDPRVRVTSRNGADITETFPELSAVAAAVGGRRMILDGEIVAVDEHGRPSFRRLQRRWPQQRRPSGQLVREVPTRFLAFDVVNIDGEDITHWPYRERRELMDTLMVVKRSPALTVPRHWTDVAPADMLAICADQHHEGIVCKRLDSPYRSGRSRDWIKCPVRATTEAVVVGAFAGRRGEVGALILAAHDDAGQLVLLGQVGTGFSGAERRRLATLLAGTEVPAPPVAEGASMSGVQWFKPRYVGEVAYREYHAGKGLRHASWKGLRTAPVSGVCLPRDAGAAPG comes from the coding sequence ATGTTGACTGTAGATCCCCGGGTGCGGGTGACGTCCCGCAATGGGGCGGACATCACCGAAACCTTCCCCGAGTTGTCCGCGGTCGCAGCTGCAGTCGGTGGCCGTCGAATGATCCTCGACGGTGAGATCGTCGCCGTCGACGAGCACGGGCGCCCGTCGTTTAGACGGCTTCAGCGGCGGTGGCCTCAGCAGCGTCGGCCCAGCGGGCAGCTCGTGCGTGAGGTGCCCACGCGATTTCTCGCCTTCGATGTGGTGAACATCGACGGCGAAGACATCACGCACTGGCCTTACCGGGAGCGCCGCGAGCTGATGGACACACTGATGGTGGTGAAGCGTTCGCCAGCACTGACGGTGCCGAGGCACTGGACCGATGTCGCTCCTGCGGACATGCTCGCTATCTGCGCTGATCAGCACCACGAGGGCATCGTGTGTAAACGACTGGATTCGCCATACCGGTCGGGCCGATCCCGGGACTGGATCAAATGCCCAGTGCGCGCGACAACCGAGGCGGTGGTCGTGGGGGCGTTCGCCGGCCGTCGCGGTGAGGTTGGGGCCCTGATCCTGGCCGCCCACGACGATGCGGGCCAACTCGTGCTGTTGGGTCAGGTGGGCACTGGTTTTAGCGGTGCCGAACGTCGCCGTCTGGCCACACTGTTGGCCGGGACAGAGGTTCCAGCGCCGCCGGTGGCGGAGGGGGCGTCGATGTCGGGGGTCCAGTGGTTCAAGCCGCGGTATGTCGGTGAAGTTGCCTACCGCGAGTATCACGCGGGCAAAGGTCTGCGCCACGCGTCGTGGAAGGGACTCCGTACTGCGCCCGTGTCGGGGGTGTGTTTGCCGCGCGATGCCGGCGCGGCGCCCGGCTGA
- a CDS encoding site-specific integrase, whose product MTSTIATTAPGTPPRSPFTGADICREAGLTLPDRTSRPVFDDDLWDFTDVVGLPVQMALYRRRFDFTTITDPRWRLVVKELILALLAPNHDAVVRLPRAYRTALHLTSCYSRLYEAGTFFGWLDRRGITALTEVDTRLCEDYLGFRRYVTDSDGTVVGEQSPGLRRAAAQMIVDLVDYRDLFTTDRVPADLRPWGGATASAVAEMPSGREGNKTPAVPAEVLQPMLAAALHLVQTLGPHVVELHEQIRHIDRIWATKAPGLRHGSSAMISDINKLLADHRVTNTPLPMLEDHDVRRRLTAGWDANNPLLPVSTGALARQAGYVQFWAKWMPALRKPLIDTLHTVGVEKVFARNAAQAPTADDSALLPWTLPLHRSEAVALIGITRTAAIVVLAAASGMRASELMELRVGCCRPVEEPIPGLKRYRVASKIIKGQGLGGTDDEWVVIEPVHRAIELIEQLHDDPHEGALLLSRFSFRVRYLWFRAWVNSPAGARLGLAPIPDEPVALRMLRRTVALEMAYRPGGVLAAKLHLKHIAAATTEGYAARPGGAQAELLAEVNKLEADHKLQLVLAEFRNYQQGILPAGPGARNLTEFFASIDTDLDTEAIAAPKIQRNDRDILNLLSKRAKALHLGPANYCWFTDPSRALCLKLAGTPTSDRPMIGMCDSARCPQATHHQHHRPIWAEHAELTKTLLGQLGKTRTTEHTRLQTDYDRAVRVITSIDTATGTGATEEQA is encoded by the coding sequence ATGACAAGCACAATCGCGACCACGGCACCCGGCACACCCCCACGGTCCCCGTTCACCGGCGCCGACATCTGCCGCGAAGCCGGGCTCACGCTGCCAGACCGCACCTCACGACCGGTGTTCGACGACGACCTGTGGGATTTCACCGACGTCGTCGGGCTCCCGGTCCAGATGGCCCTCTACCGGCGGCGATTCGACTTCACCACCATCACCGACCCACGTTGGCGGCTGGTCGTCAAGGAGCTGATCCTGGCGCTGCTTGCCCCGAACCATGATGCCGTGGTTCGGCTGCCGCGCGCCTACCGCACCGCACTGCATCTGACCAGCTGCTACAGCCGACTCTACGAGGCCGGGACGTTCTTCGGCTGGCTCGACCGGCGGGGAATCACTGCCCTCACCGAAGTCGATACCCGCCTCTGCGAGGACTACCTGGGATTCCGACGCTATGTCACCGACTCCGACGGCACCGTCGTGGGCGAGCAGAGCCCCGGCCTCCGGCGCGCTGCCGCGCAGATGATCGTCGACCTGGTCGACTACCGTGACCTGTTCACCACCGACCGGGTTCCGGCCGATCTGCGTCCTTGGGGCGGCGCGACAGCGTCAGCGGTCGCCGAAATGCCTTCTGGTCGTGAGGGAAACAAGACGCCGGCCGTCCCTGCCGAAGTGCTGCAGCCGATGCTCGCCGCGGCCTTGCACCTGGTGCAGACCCTCGGCCCACACGTTGTCGAGCTGCACGAGCAGATCCGCCACATCGACCGCATTTGGGCTACGAAGGCACCGGGCCTTCGTCATGGCTCGTCGGCGATGATCAGCGACATCAACAAACTGCTGGCCGACCACAGGGTGACCAACACGCCTCTGCCGATGCTCGAAGACCACGATGTCAGACGCCGACTCACGGCTGGCTGGGACGCGAACAACCCGCTGCTGCCGGTCTCCACCGGAGCCCTGGCCCGGCAGGCCGGATACGTCCAGTTTTGGGCGAAATGGATGCCCGCGCTGCGCAAACCGCTGATCGACACCCTCCACACTGTCGGAGTCGAGAAGGTTTTCGCCCGCAACGCCGCACAGGCACCGACCGCCGACGACTCAGCCCTGTTGCCCTGGACACTGCCACTGCACCGATCCGAAGCGGTCGCCCTGATCGGCATCACCCGCACCGCGGCCATCGTGGTCCTGGCCGCCGCGTCCGGAATGCGGGCCAGCGAGCTGATGGAACTGCGGGTCGGCTGCTGCCGCCCGGTCGAGGAACCGATACCCGGTCTGAAGCGCTACCGCGTCGCCAGCAAGATCATCAAAGGCCAGGGCCTGGGTGGCACCGACGACGAATGGGTCGTCATCGAACCGGTCCACCGCGCAATCGAGCTCATCGAACAGCTCCATGACGACCCCCACGAGGGCGCTCTTCTGCTGTCCCGGTTCAGCTTCCGGGTCCGTTACCTATGGTTTCGCGCCTGGGTGAACTCCCCGGCCGGGGCCCGCCTCGGACTCGCCCCGATCCCCGACGAACCAGTAGCACTGCGGATGCTGAGGCGCACGGTTGCGTTGGAGATGGCTTACCGGCCCGGCGGTGTTCTCGCAGCAAAACTGCACCTCAAACATATCGCTGCCGCCACTACAGAAGGCTATGCGGCTCGACCGGGCGGTGCTCAAGCGGAGTTGCTGGCCGAAGTCAACAAGCTCGAGGCCGACCACAAACTCCAGCTCGTGCTGGCCGAGTTCCGCAACTACCAGCAAGGAATCCTGCCCGCCGGGCCCGGTGCCCGCAACCTGACCGAATTCTTCGCCAGCATCGACACCGACCTCGACACCGAAGCGATTGCGGCGCCCAAGATCCAGCGCAACGACCGCGACATCCTCAACCTGCTGTCCAAACGCGCGAAGGCACTGCATCTCGGCCCGGCGAACTATTGCTGGTTCACCGATCCCTCGCGCGCACTCTGCCTGAAACTCGCCGGCACCCCGACCTCGGACCGCCCGATGATCGGCATGTGTGACTCCGCGCGCTGTCCGCAGGCCACCCACCACCAGCACCACCGGCCCATCTGGGCCGAGCACGCCGAACTCACCAAGACCCTCCTCGGCCAACTCGGCAAAACCCGCACCACCGAACACACCCGACTACAGACCGACTACGACCGCGCCGTCCGGGTCATCACCAGCATCGACACAGCCACCGGGACCGGCGCAACCGAGGAGCAAGCATGA
- the istA gene encoding IS21 family transposase codes for MKSDGELMEILNAYDLTGSYRAAAELCGCSHHTVKKAVDDRNAGLPPATRRARMIDDWRDLLETWVSDSKGKIRGDKAHERLVALGYAGTDRTTRRALAEIKSQWRLGNTRVHRPWITEPGLWLQYDFADGPLVAGRKVVLLVAWLAWSRYRVVIALRDRTAPSVFAGLDRIFRLVGGAPTYLLTDNEKTVTTGHIAGVPVRNRAAVTFGRYYGISVLTCEPADPASKGGVENAVKLAKADIVPTDTNLLAQYDSFADVEAACAGFNAEINARVHRSTGRRPVEMLSQERPALHAVPDLPHTAALGVTRRVPDNTPMVTFEHGQYSVPATLLGQTVWIRHHDGTDEVVICALDDGGPIEVARHRRATPGSPAIDDSHFPNHRDKVPGDYRIRARTISEQTFLALGPGAAVWLKEAAAVGTERILQKMAHAVELSALAGRADVDWALGHAAVHGRFATGDLDTILAAKGLDLTRRDAGEDTSLAQGTSGWNLFGRTIIGTPEAGIA; via the coding sequence TTGAAGTCTGACGGAGAACTCATGGAAATACTCAATGCCTACGACCTGACCGGGTCCTACCGCGCCGCTGCTGAGTTGTGCGGGTGCTCGCACCACACCGTGAAGAAAGCGGTCGACGACCGCAACGCGGGTCTGCCGCCAGCGACGCGGCGGGCCCGCATGATCGACGACTGGCGCGACCTGCTGGAAACCTGGGTCTCGGATTCGAAGGGAAAGATCCGCGGCGACAAAGCTCACGAACGACTGGTGGCGCTGGGATACGCCGGCACGGACCGCACCACCCGCCGAGCCTTAGCCGAGATCAAATCGCAATGGCGACTGGGCAATACGCGAGTCCACCGGCCCTGGATCACCGAGCCCGGACTGTGGCTGCAGTACGACTTCGCCGACGGCCCACTCGTCGCCGGGCGCAAAGTGGTGCTGTTGGTTGCGTGGTTGGCGTGGAGCCGATACCGGGTGGTGATCGCGTTGCGGGACCGAACCGCACCCAGTGTCTTCGCCGGCCTGGACCGGATCTTCCGCCTCGTCGGGGGCGCCCCGACCTACCTGCTCACCGACAACGAGAAGACCGTCACCACCGGACACATCGCCGGGGTCCCGGTCCGTAACCGCGCCGCGGTGACCTTCGGCCGCTATTACGGCATCTCGGTGTTGACCTGCGAACCCGCCGACCCTGCGTCCAAAGGTGGAGTGGAGAACGCGGTCAAGCTCGCCAAAGCCGACATCGTGCCCACCGACACCAACCTGCTGGCCCAGTACGACTCCTTCGCCGACGTCGAAGCCGCGTGCGCGGGGTTTAACGCCGAGATCAACGCCCGGGTGCACCGCAGCACCGGTCGGCGTCCGGTGGAGATGCTCAGCCAGGAACGACCCGCCCTGCACGCGGTGCCCGACCTGCCCCACACCGCCGCACTGGGGGTGACCCGCCGGGTCCCCGACAACACCCCGATGGTCACTTTCGAACACGGCCAATACTCCGTTCCAGCAACACTATTGGGGCAAACAGTGTGGATCCGCCATCATGACGGCACCGACGAAGTGGTGATCTGTGCTCTTGACGACGGCGGCCCCATCGAGGTGGCCCGGCACCGCCGCGCCACCCCCGGCAGCCCCGCCATCGACGACAGTCACTTCCCCAACCATCGTGACAAGGTTCCCGGTGACTACCGCATCCGTGCCCGCACGATCTCCGAGCAGACATTCCTGGCTTTGGGTCCCGGTGCGGCGGTGTGGCTCAAAGAAGCCGCCGCCGTCGGCACCGAACGCATTCTGCAGAAGATGGCCCACGCCGTGGAACTGTCCGCGTTGGCCGGTCGCGCTGACGTGGACTGGGCTTTGGGTCACGCCGCCGTGCACGGCCGGTTCGCCACCGGCGATCTCGACACCATCTTGGCCGCCAAAGGCTTGGACCTGACGCGTCGCGACGCTGGTGAGGATACTTCGCTGGCGCAAGGCACAAGCGGGTGGAACCTGTTCGGCCGCACCATCATCGGCACACCTGAGGCAGGCATCGCATGA
- a CDS encoding tyrosine-type recombinase/integrase, producing MSAEDTRSPQRRQAAATRRAMSPQVQLLSRPDSPHLQAIPADSRFGPAGGVRPLWGYDANHAPPPLPDHARGAAMQALSITELCDVVAEYHQTMAPQQLQPIVRGTRAMLGVLARYPGQTWEQRWLASGYDAAPRTWFEHDALPHYDHWSPTLKAVNALLRVRALRPSYSWLLDSKQRVNLWRFLDYNGGPDLERLRALPAYQDAVPKYQADAEKALARVMIRTGKTIAEVCGDDLLFYADVVRTSGRQRREHLIWELLVALGPLAGEAPTLRATWSARGNSRQHSAATMVDRYGIPASGMRDVLVGYLEELQPNMDYSSLEGLAYRLARLFWWEILQINPGQANLAISAEVVTAWRERLALTLDGRPRREVHSTLFAIRGMYRDLAEWSHDDPARWGVWVAPCPVPRALSRAAAKEKRRQKATMQDRTRMLTPLLPAILATAAAHKDRTAMLLQRALACVHDQEFAVDGSTFLRHCPPLRRDGDERARIWAHLAPGQQRPSWIRGRAQRIDVTALEEEGFWGWAVVETLRHTGIRIEELLELTQLSLRHYTASTTATLVPLLHIVPSKTDCERLIPMTPELVAVLLEVLRRAKAAKDHVPLSIAYDTNDKVHSEPFPHLFARPLGTRHEVLGRHYVRQILIHLATTAGLTDAGQPVHFTPHDFRRLVPA from the coding sequence TTGAGCGCCGAGGACACCCGGTCACCGCAACGCCGACAGGCTGCGGCGACGCGCCGCGCGATGAGCCCCCAAGTCCAGCTGCTGTCGAGGCCCGATTCTCCTCACTTACAAGCGATCCCGGCGGACAGCCGATTCGGCCCCGCAGGCGGCGTACGTCCCCTGTGGGGGTATGACGCCAATCATGCGCCCCCGCCGCTGCCCGATCATGCCCGCGGTGCGGCGATGCAGGCGTTGAGCATCACGGAGTTGTGCGACGTCGTCGCCGAGTATCACCAAACCATGGCACCGCAGCAGCTGCAGCCCATCGTTCGAGGAACGCGAGCAATGCTGGGTGTGCTGGCTCGGTATCCCGGGCAGACGTGGGAGCAGCGGTGGTTGGCCAGTGGCTACGACGCCGCACCTCGCACCTGGTTCGAGCATGACGCTTTGCCGCACTACGATCACTGGTCACCCACGCTCAAAGCAGTCAATGCGCTGCTGCGGGTTCGGGCGCTACGGCCGTCATACAGTTGGCTGCTGGACTCCAAGCAAAGAGTGAACCTGTGGAGGTTCCTCGACTACAACGGCGGTCCGGACTTGGAACGGCTACGTGCGCTGCCCGCTTACCAGGACGCGGTGCCCAAGTACCAGGCCGACGCCGAAAAGGCGTTGGCGCGGGTGATGATTCGCACCGGAAAGACCATTGCCGAGGTGTGCGGTGACGATCTGCTGTTTTACGCAGATGTCGTGCGTACCTCGGGGCGGCAGCGACGCGAACACCTCATCTGGGAGCTGCTGGTCGCGTTGGGCCCCTTGGCGGGGGAGGCACCGACGCTAAGGGCGACGTGGTCGGCGCGGGGCAACTCACGCCAACACAGCGCCGCGACGATGGTCGACAGATACGGCATCCCCGCCTCAGGGATGCGTGATGTCCTGGTGGGCTACCTCGAAGAGCTTCAGCCCAACATGGATTACAGCTCGTTGGAAGGCTTGGCCTACCGATTGGCCAGGCTGTTCTGGTGGGAGATCCTGCAGATCAACCCCGGTCAGGCCAACTTGGCGATCTCGGCCGAGGTGGTGACGGCGTGGCGAGAACGCTTGGCGCTGACCCTGGACGGCCGACCGCGACGCGAAGTGCATTCGACCCTGTTCGCCATCCGCGGGATGTATCGCGACCTGGCCGAGTGGTCGCACGACGACCCCGCCCGCTGGGGCGTGTGGGTGGCGCCGTGCCCAGTGCCGCGAGCACTCAGCCGAGCGGCGGCCAAGGAGAAACGCCGCCAGAAGGCCACAATGCAGGACCGCACCCGCATGCTGACGCCGCTGCTACCCGCGATACTGGCGACGGCTGCCGCCCACAAGGACCGCACCGCGATGCTGCTGCAGCGCGCCCTGGCCTGCGTGCACGACCAGGAATTCGCGGTCGACGGCTCCACGTTTCTGCGGCACTGCCCACCGCTGCGACGTGACGGCGACGAACGGGCCCGGATCTGGGCGCACCTCGCTCCCGGGCAGCAACGACCGAGCTGGATCCGGGGTCGCGCTCAGCGCATCGACGTAACAGCGCTGGAAGAGGAAGGCTTCTGGGGTTGGGCCGTCGTGGAGACGTTGCGTCACACAGGTATTCGCATCGAAGAACTACTGGAGCTAACTCAGCTGTCGCTTCGGCACTACACCGCCTCCACCACCGCCACTCTGGTGCCGTTGCTGCACATCGTGCCGTCCAAGACCGACTGCGAGCGGCTCATCCCCATGACCCCGGAACTGGTGGCGGTGCTGCTTGAGGTGCTGCGCCGTGCCAAGGCCGCTAAGGACCATGTGCCGCTATCGATCGCCTACGACACCAACGACAAGGTCCACAGCGAACCGTTTCCGCACCTGTTCGCGCGCCCTCTGGGCACCCGCCACGAGGTGCTAGGACGGCACTATGTGCGCCAAATTCTGATCCACCTCGCCACCACCGCCGGCCTTACCGATGCCGGTCAACCGGTGCACTTCACTCCGCACGACTTCCGCCGCCTTGTCCCCGCTTAG
- a CDS encoding ATP-binding protein — MSTTNAAPPLPADVETLMRGLRLPHARAIAADVLATARAQRWDPTEVIKALLTEEVAGRARSMLASRRKAAGFPTGKTFDAWDPKASSIPLPTQQALQTLEWVGRRENLVVCGPAGTGKTFFLEALGQKVIEAGMPVAWFTLEQIGVLVRAHRADDSLGKAVAKIVRAELVVIDDVGLLPVGADAAEGLYRIVEAAYERRSVAISSNLHPSGFDELMPKTLATATVDRLLHHAHLCQTSSDSVRLAQALHGKGVKPLS, encoded by the coding sequence ATGAGCACAACTAACGCCGCGCCGCCGTTGCCCGCCGACGTCGAAACCTTGATGCGTGGGCTGCGGTTGCCGCACGCCCGAGCAATCGCCGCCGACGTGCTGGCCACCGCCCGCGCCCAGCGCTGGGACCCCACCGAAGTGATCAAAGCACTGTTGACCGAGGAAGTCGCCGGCCGGGCCCGCTCCATGCTGGCCTCCCGCCGTAAAGCCGCCGGCTTCCCGACCGGCAAAACGTTCGACGCCTGGGACCCGAAGGCCTCCTCGATCCCGCTGCCCACCCAGCAGGCGCTGCAGACTTTGGAATGGGTCGGGCGCCGCGAGAACCTGGTGGTCTGCGGGCCAGCCGGCACCGGCAAGACGTTCTTCCTCGAAGCCCTGGGGCAGAAGGTCATCGAGGCCGGTATGCCGGTGGCGTGGTTCACCCTCGAGCAGATCGGGGTGCTGGTACGGGCCCACCGCGCCGATGACTCTCTCGGCAAGGCGGTGGCCAAGATCGTGCGCGCCGAGCTCGTCGTCATCGATGACGTCGGGCTCTTGCCGGTCGGTGCTGATGCCGCCGAAGGGCTCTACCGCATCGTCGAAGCCGCCTATGAGCGCCGATCGGTGGCGATTTCGTCGAACCTTCACCCCAGTGGCTTCGACGAGCTGATGCCCAAGACGTTGGCCACCGCCACCGTCGACCGGCTGCTGCATCACGCGCACCTGTGCCAAACCAGCAGCGACTCCGTGCGCCTGGCGCAAGCCCTGCACGGGAAAGGAGTCAAACCCTTGAGCTGA
- a CDS encoding tyrosine-type recombinase/integrase, translating to MGEVGRVEAAPSGLPWRVIFPDVEHVGATSYLRELAASDCSPLTVRSYAFDLLRWFRFLHERLINWERAERVDVRAFVEHLRAVPNPQRLRRRADAPPPGSVNAVTGKTELSGKYAPRTINHQLSVLFGFYEHACAADLGPLVNPVPAQRARHGGRPHAHHNPMEDFAIFRRANYRQKSPRPVWRAIPDDAAAALFNALRSHRDRALVSFYLSSGVRASELLGLRHGDLDAGRYTITVTSKGSRVRETVPASVDSFVWLALYLAEQPPMQPGAPVWWTRRSRPAPLNYHAMRAVLRRANASLGANWSLHDFRHTAAARMLADPAFTLVDVQTVLRHASVTTTQIYTQPRLEDLIGKVLEHHARPKADVATIEPAYDAAAVRELLGLPR from the coding sequence ATGGGCGAGGTGGGGCGAGTCGAGGCGGCGCCGAGCGGGTTGCCGTGGCGGGTGATCTTCCCCGATGTCGAGCACGTGGGTGCCACGTCGTACCTGCGGGAGCTGGCGGCGTCGGATTGCAGTCCACTCACAGTTCGAAGTTACGCGTTCGACCTGCTGCGGTGGTTCCGGTTCCTCCACGAACGCCTGATCAATTGGGAGCGAGCCGAACGGGTCGACGTCCGCGCGTTCGTCGAGCACCTGCGGGCGGTGCCCAATCCGCAGCGGTTGCGCCGACGTGCGGATGCGCCGCCGCCGGGGTCGGTGAACGCGGTGACCGGCAAGACGGAGTTGTCGGGCAAGTACGCGCCTCGCACCATCAATCATCAACTGTCGGTCTTGTTCGGGTTCTACGAACACGCCTGTGCCGCCGACCTGGGTCCGTTGGTGAATCCCGTTCCTGCACAGCGTGCTAGGCATGGTGGTCGGCCGCATGCTCACCACAACCCGATGGAAGACTTTGCGATCTTCCGGCGCGCGAACTATCGGCAGAAGTCTCCCCGGCCGGTGTGGCGGGCGATCCCTGATGATGCTGCCGCAGCTCTGTTCAACGCGCTGCGCAGTCACCGCGACCGAGCGCTGGTGAGTTTCTATCTGTCCTCAGGCGTTCGCGCGTCGGAGCTGTTGGGCCTGCGTCACGGCGATCTGGATGCCGGCCGATACACAATCACGGTGACCAGTAAGGGAAGCCGCGTGCGGGAGACGGTGCCGGCTTCGGTGGACTCGTTCGTGTGGCTGGCGCTCTACCTGGCCGAGCAACCACCTATGCAGCCTGGCGCCCCGGTGTGGTGGACCCGACGCTCCCGCCCGGCACCGCTGAACTACCACGCCATGCGCGCGGTGCTGCGCCGCGCCAATGCCAGCTTGGGCGCGAACTGGTCATTGCACGACTTTCGCCATACCGCCGCTGCGCGGATGCTGGCTGATCCCGCCTTCACCTTGGTCGATGTGCAGACCGTGCTACGCCATGCAAGCGTCACCACCACCCAGATCTACACCCAGCCGCGCCTAGAAGATTTGATCGGCAAGGTCCTCGAACATCACGCCCGACCGAAGGCCGATGTGGCGACTATCGAACCCGCCTATGACGCCGCGGCGGTCCGAGAGCTGCTGGGGCTGCCGCGTTGA